The Agromyces atrinae genome window below encodes:
- a CDS encoding aldo/keto reductase, which translates to MTRSTVPPFDRASLGALGLGAAPLGNLYRAIDDDSARAVVDGMWDGGVRYFDTAPHYGLGLSERRLGAALAERPRDEYVISTKIGRVLEPVANPDGALDDGFVVPADRVRRWDFSADGVRRSLDESLERLGLDRVDIVYVHDPDDHLEQAIAEALPALVALRDEGIVGAIGVGANSADVIARFIETGDLDLAMVAGRYTLLEQPALADVFPAAERHGTGVVAVGVYNSGLLATSTPSADAHYNYGPVPADVLARARELAAVCAAHDVELPHAAVQFALRHPLVVNATVGVGKPHHVASTIRYATAAVPDALWVDLADRGLIPAGH; encoded by the coding sequence ATGACCCGCTCGACCGTTCCGCCCTTCGACCGTGCCTCGCTGGGTGCCCTGGGCCTCGGCGCAGCCCCTCTCGGCAACCTCTACCGCGCGATCGACGATGACTCGGCGCGCGCGGTCGTCGACGGCATGTGGGACGGGGGCGTGCGCTACTTCGACACCGCGCCGCACTACGGGCTCGGCCTCTCGGAGCGGCGCCTCGGCGCGGCCCTCGCCGAGCGGCCCCGCGACGAGTACGTGATCTCGACGAAGATCGGTCGCGTGCTCGAGCCGGTCGCGAACCCCGACGGCGCGCTCGACGACGGCTTCGTCGTGCCCGCCGATCGCGTCCGACGCTGGGACTTCTCCGCCGACGGTGTGCGCCGCAGCCTCGACGAGTCGCTCGAACGGCTCGGCCTCGACCGTGTCGACATCGTCTACGTGCACGACCCCGACGACCACCTCGAGCAGGCGATCGCCGAAGCCCTGCCGGCGCTCGTCGCCCTGCGCGACGAGGGAATCGTCGGAGCGATCGGCGTCGGAGCGAACTCCGCCGACGTCATCGCGCGCTTCATCGAGACGGGCGACCTCGACCTCGCGATGGTCGCCGGCCGTTACACGCTCCTCGAGCAGCCGGCCCTCGCCGACGTCTTCCCCGCGGCCGAGCGCCACGGTACGGGGGTCGTCGCCGTCGGCGTCTACAACTCCGGGCTTCTCGCGACGTCGACGCCGAGCGCCGACGCGCACTACAACTACGGGCCCGTGCCCGCCGACGTGCTCGCTCGCGCGCGTGAACTCGCCGCCGTCTGCGCCGCCCACGACGTCGAACTGCCCCATGCCGCGGTGCAGTTCGCGCTGCGTCATCCGCTCGTCGTCAACGCGACGGTCGGCGTCGGGAAGCCGCATCACGTCGCGTCGACGATCCGCTACGCGACCGCGGCCGTGCCGGACGCCCTGTGGGTCGACCTCGCCGATCGTGGACTCATCCCCGCGGGCCACTGA
- a CDS encoding L-fuconate dehydratase: MTTITSVDVVDVRFPTSLTADGSDAMNKDGDYSAAYVILRTDDPELSGYGFTFTIGRGNDICVLAAEQRALPLIGRDVAEITGDLGAIYRELKSDSQLRWLGPEKGVEHLAMAAVMNAVWDMAARRAGKPLWRLLADMTPEQLVDVADLQYLTDAITREEAIGILAELAPTRAERIAELEQTGYPCYTTSAGWLGYSDDKLRRLAQEAVDEGYRHIKLKVGANLEEDIRRCRIAREVIGPDANLMIDANQVWDVPEAIEWVTALAEFRPMWIEEPTSPDDVLGHAAIRKAVAPIGVATGEHGMNRVLFKQMFQAGAIDFCQLDSARLASINEILSVYLMAKKFGVPVCPHAGGVGLCELVQHLSIFDYVAVSGSLENRVTEFVDHLHEHFVDPCIVENGAYRVPSLPGYSAEMHESSLAEFAFPEGSYWAGARV; this comes from the coding sequence ATGACCACCATCACCTCCGTCGACGTCGTCGACGTCCGGTTCCCCACGTCGCTCACCGCCGACGGCTCCGACGCGATGAACAAGGACGGCGACTACTCCGCCGCCTACGTCATCCTGCGCACCGACGACCCCGAGCTCTCGGGGTACGGCTTCACCTTCACGATCGGTCGCGGCAACGACATCTGCGTGCTCGCCGCCGAACAGCGCGCGCTGCCGCTCATCGGCCGCGACGTCGCCGAGATCACGGGCGACCTCGGCGCGATCTACCGCGAACTCAAGAGCGACTCGCAACTGCGCTGGCTCGGCCCCGAGAAGGGCGTCGAACACCTCGCGATGGCCGCCGTCATGAACGCCGTGTGGGACATGGCCGCGCGCCGCGCGGGCAAGCCGCTGTGGCGCCTGCTCGCCGACATGACGCCCGAGCAGCTCGTCGACGTCGCCGACCTGCAGTACCTGACCGACGCCATCACGCGCGAGGAGGCGATCGGCATCCTCGCCGAGCTCGCGCCGACGCGTGCCGAGCGCATCGCCGAACTCGAGCAGACCGGCTACCCCTGCTACACGACGAGCGCGGGCTGGCTCGGTTACTCCGACGACAAGCTGCGCCGCCTCGCGCAGGAAGCCGTCGACGAGGGCTACCGCCACATCAAGCTCAAGGTCGGCGCGAACCTCGAGGAAGACATCCGACGTTGTCGCATCGCGCGCGAGGTCATCGGCCCCGACGCGAACCTCATGATCGACGCCAACCAGGTGTGGGACGTGCCCGAGGCGATCGAGTGGGTCACCGCCCTCGCCGAGTTCCGTCCGATGTGGATCGAGGAGCCGACGAGCCCCGACGACGTGCTCGGTCACGCCGCGATCCGGAAGGCCGTCGCGCCCATCGGCGTCGCGACAGGCGAGCACGGCATGAACCGCGTGCTCTTCAAGCAGATGTTCCAGGCCGGAGCCATCGACTTCTGCCAGCTCGACTCGGCACGCCTCGCGAGCATCAACGAGATCCTCTCGGTGTACCTCATGGCGAAGAAGTTCGGCGTGCCCGTGTGCCCGCACGCCGGCGGCGTGGGCCTCTGCGAACTCGTGCAGCACCTGTCGATCTTCGACTACGTCGCCGTGTCGGGGTCGCTCGAGAACCGCGTCACCGAGTTCGTCGACCACCTGCACGAGCACTTCGTCGACCCCTGCATCGTCGAGAACGGCGCCTACCGCGTGCCGAGCCTTCCCGGCTACTCTGCCGAGATGCACGAGTCGTCGCTCGCCGAGTTCGCGTTCCCCGAGGGTTCGTACTGGGCGGGCGCGCGGGTCTGA